The Dioscorea cayenensis subsp. rotundata cultivar TDr96_F1 chromosome 19, TDr96_F1_v2_PseudoChromosome.rev07_lg8_w22 25.fasta, whole genome shotgun sequence genome includes a window with the following:
- the LOC120283776 gene encoding LOW QUALITY PROTEIN: LOB domain-containing protein 37-like (The sequence of the model RefSeq protein was modified relative to this genomic sequence to represent the inferred CDS: deleted 2 bases in 1 codon; substituted 1 base at 1 genomic stop codon) yields MSCNGCRVLRKGCSEACLLRPCLQWIDGAEAQGHATVFVAKFFGRAGLMSFISAVPAPQRPALFQSLLYEACGRTVNPVSGAVGLLWSGNWHLCQAAVETVLRGGVPRPILDLDPPATPGSDTDQLYANPELVISESGDERKGXGGLPEGRSRAACDLDLCLTTTMVSERKRPATPSMNSEGSVTTSSESGERGRPSLLNLFV; encoded by the exons ATGAGCTGCAACGGGTGCCGGGTCTTGCGCAAGGGTTGCAGCGAGGCTTGCCTTCTTCGCCCTTGCCTTCAATGGATCGATGGCGCTGAAGCTCAAGGCCACGCCACCGTCTTCGTCGCCAAGTTCTTCGGCCGCGCTGGTCTCATGTCCTTCATCTCCGCCGTCCCTGCCCCCCAACGCCCTG CGTTGTTCCAGTCGTTGCTCTACGAGGCGTGCGGGAGGACGGTGAACCCGGTGAGCGGCGCAGTAGGGTTACTATGGAGTGGGAATTGGCATCTCTGCCAGGCCGCTGTTGAAACCGTGCTGCGCGGTGGGGTACCACGCCCGATCCTCGATCTCGATCCCCCTGCGACCCCTGGTAGCGACACCGATCAGCTGTACGCAAACCCagagcttgtcatctccgaaAGCGGAGACGAACGgaagggttagggt gggttaccAGAAGGGAGATCGCGTGCGGCGTGCGATCTGGACCTTTGCCTGACGACAACGATGGTGTCGGAGAGGAAGAGGCCGGCGACACCGTCGATGAACTCTGAGGGATCCGTGACGACGAGCTCCGAGAGCGGCGAACGTGGCCGCCCTAGTCTTCTGAATCTCTTCGTCTGA
- the LOC120283722 gene encoding QWRF motif-containing protein 2-like yields MVAATAAPRDPVRPPLFPSEKDNAALPRRPRTKEITSRYLTTPSSSSSSSTSSSSSSRRFPSPLVTPRSTPRPATQKRSHSVDRARPSPTPTAELSVAARALCTTTRSLSVSFQGESFFYQTSKSKASSPSPARKVTPDRRRPTGSSATPVKPPDQLENSKPFDHRRWPAANARHSNHLARSLDCSLEQREPIMAAVRLLNQFDDSARRVSFDGGDLSASSDTDSVSSGSNSGAPEARLTPSSRGISVPARFWQETNSRLRRLPQAATILAPPPKLIAFKKSVGDSPLSSPRSMSSPLHGPARSSSPSKLSSSPSSRGAASPLKTRNGVAMGLNAARQQPCNAPSILSFSAEVRRAKKGENRIEEAHLLRLFDNRELQWRWVNARAGVALSLHRLTAEKNLYDAWITISDLRDSVTIKRIKLHMLRQKMKLISILKGQTTYLEEWLEMERDHSSSLSGTIEALRASTLRLPIVSGARADILEVKHAVSSAVDVMQSMGSSICSLLSKVEGASYLVSELAKVAAQERGLLNQSRDLLSTVAAMDVKQCSLRGHILQLQCRPGKSPP; encoded by the exons ATGGTCGCCGCCACCGCCGCACCGCGAGATCCTGTCCGTCCACCTCTCTTCCCCTCTGAAAAAGACAATGCTGCCCTTCCCCGTCGTCCTCGAACCAAAGAGATCACCTCCCGGTATCTCAccaccccctcctcctcctcttcttcatcgACGagctcctcctcttcttctcgcCGGTTCCCTTCGCCGCTAGTGACTCCGCGCTCAACCCCACGGCCGGCGACACAGAAGCGCTCCCACTCCGTCGACCGTGCCCGGCCCTCCCCCACCCCCACCGCTGAGCTCTCCGTCGCCGCGCGTGCTCTCTGCACCACCACACGTAGCCTCTCCGTCTCGTTCCAGGGCGAGTCGTTCTTCTACCAGACATCGAAAAGCAAGGCCTCCTCGCCTAGCCCCGCCCGTAAGGTAACTCCCGACCGCCGCCGGCCTACTGGCTCCTCCGCCACCCCGGTTAAACCCCCAGACCAGTTGGAGAACTCTAAGCCCTTTGATCACCGCCGCTGGCCTGCTGCCAACGCCCGACACTCCAATCATCTGGCGAGAAGCCTGGATTGCTCCTTGGAGCAAAGGGAGCCGATCATGGCTGCAGTTCGATTGCTGAATCAGTTCGATGATAGTGCTCGCAGGGTTTCGTTTGATGGTGGGGATCTCTCTGCGTCGTCGGACACTGATAGTGTCTCATCTGGGAGCAATTCCGGTGCGCCGGAGGCTCGTCTTACTCCATCATCTCGAGGGATTAGTGTGCCGGCGCGGTTCTGGCAGGAGACGAACAGCAGGCTGCGCCGGTTGCCCCAGGCGGCCACCATATTGGCGCCGCCGCCGAAGTTGATTGCTTTCAAGAAGTCAGTAGGTGATAGCCCTTTGTCATCTCCACGTTCAATGTCATCGCCTCTTCATGGGCCTGCGAGGTCATCCTCGCCAAGTAAGCTTTCATCTTCTCCTTCCTCGAGGGGTGCTGCAAGCCCCTTGAAGACAAGGAATGGAGTGGCAATGGGACTGAATGCAGCCAGGCAGCAGCCGTGCAATGCGCCATCCATCTTGAGCTTTTCGGCGGAGGTGAGGAGGGCGAAGAAGGGGGAGAATAGGATTGAGGAGGCACATTTACTGAGGCTGTTCGATAATCGGGAGTTGCAGTGGAGGTGGGTGAATGCTAGGGCTGGCGTTGCTTTATCATTGCATAGACTGACTGCGGAG aaaaatttatatgatgCATGGATAACAATTTCTGACTTGCGTGATTCTGTCACAATTAAACGGATCAAGCTACATATGTTGAGACAGAAGATGAAGCTAATTTCCATTCTCAAGGGACAA ACAACCTACCTGGAAGAATGGCTGGAGATGGAAAGAGACCATTCTAGTTCTTTATCAGGAACAATCGAAGCTCTAAGAGCTAGCACCCTTCGCCTTCCAATTGTTAGTGGAGCAAGG GCTGATATTCTAGAAGTTAAACATGCCGTCAGTTCTGCAGTTGATGTAATGCAGTCAATGGGATCCTCGATATGCTCTCTCCTATCAAAG GTAGAGGGGGCAAGCTACTTGGTATCTGAGCTTGCTAAAGTTGCAGCACAAGAGCGTGGATTGCTGAACCAATCCAGAGATCTTCTGTCCACTGTAGCAGCCATGGAT GTAAAGCAATGTAGCCTGAGAGGTCATATTTTGCAACTACAGTGCAGGCCAGGCAAGTCACCGCCATAG
- the LOC120250225 gene encoding uncharacterized protein LOC120250225 yields MDLGTAISEQYISNRKLKERHYEIETTKAKRILIGFDLDDYPRVDPVPSSKATIKNGPIEHGTPVMPYISTTHSSKPSYSPARVTPRITCVLSYLLQPSLALYQSWQIQYRLFGNSAVLFANMPFSNVVSVVSMN; encoded by the exons ATGGACTTGGGGACGGCAATCAGTGAGCAATATATCTCAAACCGGAAACTTAAG GAGAGACATTATGAGATTGAGACCACCAAAGCCAAGAGGATCCTGATCGGTTTCGACTTGGATGATTACCCTCGTGTTGATCCGGTTCCAAGTTCAAAAGCCACTATAAAGAATGGCCCAATTGAACACGGAACTCCCGTCATGCCATACATTTCCACAACCCACTCCTCCAAGCCATCCTACTCCCCGGCACGGGTAACCCCTCGCATTACCTGTGTATTATCTTATCTTTTGCAGCCATCGTTGGCCTTGTATCAGTCATGGCAAATTCAGTATCGTTTATTTGGTAACTCTGCTGTACTGTTTGCAAACATGCCTTTTTCCAATGTAGTTTCGGTTGTCTCTATGAATTAA